One region of Labrus bergylta chromosome 23, fLabBer1.1, whole genome shotgun sequence genomic DNA includes:
- the ucn3l gene encoding urocortin 3, like, with product MLSSLKTLLLLSVLCTPTSSLCLRLYQTRSDLLCDDQLSLGVRSDEDEPPGFSPMNSWRSLLQTAEYLASSSSSSLESSREKRTSSPANYRFMSRTKLRGQMLRNSNKGDRRSRLTLSLDVPTNIMNVLFDVAKAKNLRAKAAENARLLAQIGRRK from the coding sequence ATGCTGTCCTCCCTGAAGACCCTCCTGCTGCTCTCGGTCCTGTGCACACCAACCTCAAGCCTGTGCCTCCGCCTCTACCAAACCCGATCAGACCTCCTGTGCGACGACCAGCTGTCTCTCGGTGTCCGGAGTGATGAGGATGAGCCTCCCGGTTTCTCCCCCATGAACAGCTGGAGGTCCCTGCTGCAGACCGCGGAGTATCTcgcctcctcgtcctcttcgtCTTTGGAGTCCAGCCGGGAAAAAAGGACTTCAAGCCCCGCAAACTACCGCTTCATGAGCCGGACCAAGCTCAGAGGTCAGATGCTACGGAACAGCAACAAGGGGGACCGGAGAAGCAGGCTGACCCTGTCCCTGGACGTCCCCACCAACATAATGAACGTGCTCTTTGACGTGGCCAAAGCCAAAAATCTGCGCGCAAAAGCAGCGGAGAACGCGCGCCTTCTGGCTCAGATCGGACGGAGAAAGTGA